Proteins encoded within one genomic window of Ranitomeya variabilis isolate aRanVar5 chromosome 4, aRanVar5.hap1, whole genome shotgun sequence:
- the LOC143769502 gene encoding trypsin-like, with translation MKLLLICVLLGAAAAFEDDDKIVGGYTCTKNAVPWQVSLYSSYHFCGGSLINNLWVVSAAHCYKSSLQVRLGEHNIAVSEGTEQFISSSKVIRHGSYSSYTLDNDIMLIKLASAATLNSYVKAISLPSGCPSAGTSCLISGWGNTLSSGTNMPNLLQCVDAPVLTAAQCSSAYPGEITSNMICVGYLEGGKDSCQGDSGGPVVCNGALQGIVSWGYGCAQKNYPGVYTKVCNYNSWISSTVAAN, from the exons ATGAAACTCCTCCTGATCTGTGTGCTCCTCGGAGCAGCTG CTGCTTTTGAAGATGATGATAAGATTGTAGGAGGCTACACCTGTACCAAGAACGCCGTCCCCTGGCAGGTGTCCCTGTACTCCAGCTACCACTTCTGTGGTGGATCCCTAATCAACAACCTGTGGGTGGTCTCCGCTGCTCACTGCTACAAGTC GAGCTTACAGGTCAGACTGGGAGAGCACAACATCGCTGTCAGTGAAGGTACCGAGCAGTTCATCAGCTCCTCCAAAGTCATCAGACATGGAAGCTACAGCTCCTATACCCTGGACAATGACATCATGTTGATCAAGCTGGCATCAGCCGCCACCCTCAACTCCTACGTCAAGGCTATTAGTCTGCCCAGTGGCTGCCCTTCTGCCGGCACCAGCTGTCTGATCTCCGGATGGGGCAACACCCTCAGCAGTGGAA CCAACATGCCCAACCTCCTCCAGTGCGTGGATGCCCCCGTCCTGACGGCCGCCCAGTGTAGCAGCGCCTATCCAGGAGAGATCACCAGCAACATGATCTGTGTTGGATACTTGGAAGGAGGCAAGGATTCCTGCCAG GGTGACTCTGGTGGACCTGTGGTCTGCAATGGAGCGCTCCAGGGTATTGTCTCCTGGGGATACGGCTGTGCCCAAAAGAACTATCCTGGTGTCTACACCAAGGTCTGCAACTACAACTCCTGGATCTCCAGCACCGTTGCCGCCAACTAA